Proteins encoded by one window of Streptomyces sp. NBC_01477:
- a CDS encoding phosphatase PAP2 family protein, whose product MTITATAPRAAAYRGRLRWWTELPLIAVIYALYSGARLLVRGDVNDAVEHGADILHFEQLTHLDPERWFNQLFTHHAFLGVPADFAYASLHYVVTPSVLVWLWLRRPTHYRNARTWLMVSTLIGLVGFTVVPTAPPRLLPGAHGFMDTMAQYGSYGWWGTDASAPRGMGHLTNEYAAMPSLHVGWSLWCGIMLFRYGRNWFVRALGVIYPLMTAFVVMGTANHYLMDAAAGVATMGVGFLLAKPALRVVDGLQARVRRRLGTEPVHEAVVAVSVAPGASAAPADKQQAAAPGGAKVPAPRTVSVPPGAPDDPGRDPGAAGGSGAGRGERSRMS is encoded by the coding sequence ATGACGATCACCGCCACCGCGCCGCGAGCTGCCGCCTACCGGGGCAGACTGCGCTGGTGGACCGAGCTGCCGCTGATTGCCGTGATCTACGCGCTGTATTCCGGAGCCCGGCTGCTGGTGCGCGGTGATGTGAACGACGCGGTCGAGCACGGCGCGGACATCCTGCACTTCGAGCAGCTGACCCACCTCGACCCCGAGCGCTGGTTCAACCAGCTCTTCACCCACCACGCCTTCCTCGGCGTCCCGGCGGACTTCGCGTACGCCTCGCTGCACTATGTGGTGACCCCGTCGGTGCTGGTCTGGCTGTGGCTGCGGCGCCCCACCCACTACCGCAACGCCCGCACCTGGCTGATGGTCTCCACGCTCATCGGCCTGGTCGGCTTCACCGTGGTGCCCACCGCCCCGCCGCGGCTGCTGCCCGGCGCGCACGGCTTCATGGACACGATGGCGCAGTACGGCTCCTACGGCTGGTGGGGCACCGACGCGAGCGCGCCCCGCGGCATGGGGCACCTCACCAACGAGTACGCCGCCATGCCCAGCCTGCATGTCGGCTGGTCGCTGTGGTGCGGCATCATGCTCTTCCGCTACGGGCGGAACTGGTTCGTGCGCGCCCTCGGGGTGATCTACCCCCTGATGACCGCCTTCGTGGTGATGGGCACCGCCAACCACTACCTGATGGACGCGGCGGCCGGTGTCGCCACCATGGGCGTCGGCTTCCTGCTCGCCAAGCCCGCGCTGCGGGTGGTGGACGGGCTCCAGGCCAGGGTCCGCCGCAGGCTCGGCACGGAGCCGGTCCACGAGGCCGTCGTCGCCGTGAGCGTGGCGCCCGGCGCGTCCGCCGCGCCCGCCGACAAGCAGCAGGCAGCCGCGCCCGGCGGGGCGAAAGTGCCCGCGCCGCGCACGGTGTCCGTACCGCCGGGCGCCCCCGACGACCCCGGCCGGGACCCCGGCGCGGCCGGCGGCAGCGGGGCCGGGCGCGGCGAGCGCAGCCGGATGTCGTAG
- a CDS encoding phosphatidylglycerol lysyltransferase domain-containing protein, whose product MGHWSLADTVRVHISGTGGRTPLFLLLAGLLGSFLFIRFSVRMIRRGVSWWPGNVQPGGLHIHHVVFGQAMMLIGGVGSFAVHGGPLAHNILAVIFGAGCGLVLDEFALVLHLEDVYWREEGRQSVDAVILAVSVIALLLIGQAPLGGYVGGTSYATYVVAAVLLGFVVLCLLKGKVWTGLLGVMLPFLAVVGALRLARPGSPWARWRYGSRPRRMARAERREDRIHRRLVAVKTRAMDAVAGAPSPVSLTKAPPARPTIVDLPPSRLEVLLARVLRPLRDPGAAAAVWYLRAATAVNVVTGVVAPFRDRVRAATNGEYVTAFLVSPGFTGAALALVLSISLRRRKRAAWIVTTALAIGYTAVLITTEAAVAESRGHPFNWVSLAVTLLFLTALLVSRPVFNVRGERGNVALGLTSLLIGAVVAVGVGTLLVHATDQAPPREWSASLRYAVVRVLTVSGLFDLPGIKVPGWTDLAINVLSVALMLVVLLAFFRAPRSRARLVPADERRLRALLRAYGRRDSLGYFALRRDKSVCWTPSRDAAVLYRVVNGVALASGDPLGPRTAWPAAVTGWVAHARRHAWVPAVTNAGPAAAVTYEAAGFHGFASGDEAVVDAGAFASGDTTAGPLAAHRLVTDAGYTTAFRRQDEVDPDEWRRLGQLADAWRRHPAERSAAAALGRLGDPADGDYLLAECRDPNGRTCALLGFVPWGPDGLTLDLLRHDRDSGRTPVDHLLTDLLLAAARTTAPALAGVTRLSFNVQARPWHGADRVRPYAPYSPRWHPRYLMYERRLDLPRAATAARRR is encoded by the coding sequence ATGGGGCACTGGTCGCTGGCGGACACCGTCCGGGTGCACATCTCCGGCACCGGCGGCCGCACCCCGCTGTTCCTGCTGCTGGCCGGGCTGCTCGGGTCCTTCCTCTTCATCCGTTTCAGCGTCCGGATGATCCGCAGAGGCGTCTCCTGGTGGCCGGGCAACGTCCAGCCCGGCGGGCTGCACATCCACCACGTGGTCTTCGGCCAGGCGATGATGCTGATCGGCGGCGTCGGCTCCTTCGCCGTCCACGGCGGCCCGCTCGCCCACAACATCCTCGCCGTGATCTTCGGCGCCGGCTGCGGCCTGGTCCTGGACGAATTCGCCCTCGTGCTGCACCTGGAGGACGTCTACTGGCGCGAGGAGGGCCGGCAGTCCGTCGACGCGGTGATCCTCGCCGTCTCGGTGATCGCCCTGCTGCTCATCGGCCAGGCCCCCCTCGGCGGCTACGTCGGCGGCACCTCCTACGCCACCTACGTCGTCGCCGCCGTGCTCCTCGGCTTCGTGGTGCTGTGCCTGCTCAAGGGCAAGGTGTGGACCGGGCTGCTCGGTGTGATGCTGCCCTTCCTCGCCGTCGTCGGCGCCCTGCGGCTGGCCCGCCCCGGCAGCCCCTGGGCTCGCTGGCGGTACGGCAGCAGGCCGCGCCGGATGGCCCGCGCCGAACGCCGCGAGGACCGTATCCACCGGCGGCTGGTCGCCGTGAAGACCCGCGCCATGGACGCCGTCGCCGGGGCGCCGAGCCCGGTGTCGCTGACCAAGGCCCCGCCGGCCCGCCCCACCATCGTGGACCTGCCGCCGTCCCGGCTCGAAGTGCTGCTCGCCCGGGTGCTGCGCCCGCTGCGCGACCCCGGCGCCGCCGCCGCCGTCTGGTACCTGCGGGCGGCCACCGCCGTCAACGTCGTGACCGGCGTCGTCGCCCCCTTCCGCGACCGGGTGCGCGCCGCCACCAACGGCGAATACGTCACCGCCTTCCTGGTCAGCCCCGGCTTCACCGGCGCCGCCCTCGCCCTGGTCCTGTCCATCAGCCTGCGCCGCCGCAAACGCGCCGCCTGGATCGTCACCACCGCGCTGGCCATCGGCTACACCGCCGTGCTGATCACCACCGAGGCCGCCGTCGCCGAATCCCGCGGCCACCCCTTCAACTGGGTCTCGCTCGCCGTCACCCTGCTCTTCCTGACCGCGCTGCTGGTCTCCCGGCCGGTCTTCAACGTGCGCGGCGAACGCGGCAATGTCGCGCTCGGCCTGACCAGCCTGCTGATCGGGGCGGTCGTCGCGGTCGGCGTCGGCACCCTGCTGGTCCACGCCACCGACCAGGCACCGCCCCGCGAGTGGAGCGCCAGCCTGCGCTACGCCGTCGTCCGCGTGCTCACCGTCTCCGGCCTGTTCGACCTGCCCGGCATCAAGGTGCCCGGCTGGACCGACCTGGCGATCAACGTCCTGAGCGTCGCCCTGATGCTGGTCGTCCTGCTGGCCTTCTTCCGCGCCCCCCGCAGCCGGGCCCGGCTCGTCCCCGCCGACGAACGCCGGCTGCGCGCGCTGCTGCGGGCGTACGGCCGCCGCGACTCGCTCGGCTACTTCGCCCTGCGCCGCGACAAGTCCGTGTGCTGGACGCCGTCCCGGGACGCCGCCGTCCTCTACCGCGTCGTCAACGGCGTCGCCCTCGCCTCCGGCGACCCCCTCGGCCCGCGCACCGCCTGGCCCGCCGCCGTCACCGGCTGGGTCGCCCACGCCCGCCGCCACGCCTGGGTCCCCGCCGTCACCAACGCGGGACCCGCCGCCGCCGTCACCTACGAGGCCGCCGGCTTCCACGGCTTCGCCTCCGGCGACGAAGCGGTGGTGGACGCCGGCGCCTTCGCCTCGGGCGACACCACGGCCGGACCCCTCGCGGCCCACCGGCTCGTCACCGACGCCGGCTACACCACCGCCTTCCGCCGCCAGGACGAGGTCGACCCCGACGAATGGCGCCGGCTCGGCCAACTCGCCGACGCCTGGCGCCGCCACCCCGCCGAACGCAGCGCCGCCGCCGCTCTCGGCCGCCTCGGCGACCCCGCGGACGGCGACTACCTGCTCGCGGAGTGCCGCGACCCCAACGGCCGCACCTGCGCGCTGCTCGGCTTCGTGCCCTGGGGTCCCGACGGGCTCACCCTCGACCTCCTGCGCCACGACCGCGACTCCGGCCGCACGCCGGTCGACCACCTCCTCACCGACCTCCTCCTCGCCGCCGCCCGCACCACCGCCCCCGCGCTGGCGGGCGTCACCCGCCTCTCCTTCAACGTCCAGGCCCGGCCCTGGCACGGTGCCGATCGCGTACGCCCTTACGCCCCCTACTCGCCGCGCTGGCACCCCCGCTACCTCATGTACGAACGCCGCCTCGACCTCCCCCGCGCGGCCACCGCGGCCCGCCGCCGCTGA
- a CDS encoding AAA family ATPase produces the protein MTQGFDGAGDRFDPGAEAAAATAAILASTMHGTARGVVVDSPPGAGKSTLVVRAARELAASGERLMIVAQTNAQVDDLADRLATAEPTLPVGRLHGADSPPDPALDRHPEVAKSSSVADLRDRSVVIATAAKWAYVKDVEPWRHAIVDEAYQMRSDALLQVAGLFERALFVGDPGQLDPFSVVGAEQWAGLSWDPSASAVVTLLAHNPGLPQHRLPVSWRLPASAAPLVSRAFYPYTPFRSGTGHGDRRLGFGVPGDGCGPDRVLDEAAVSGWGLLELPARHTPRTDPEAVRAVAAVVRRLLDRGGLTYSERGADPAPLTADRIAVGTAHRDQAAAVRTALTALGVPAGPGGVAVDTANRLQGREFDVTVVLHPLSGRPDATAFHLETGRLCVLASRHRHACIVVCRAGVADLLDEHPSSEPVRLGVTVKFPDGWEANHAVLAHLAEHRVSWRP, from the coding sequence GTGACGCAGGGCTTCGACGGCGCCGGCGACCGGTTCGACCCGGGGGCCGAGGCCGCCGCGGCGACCGCGGCGATCCTGGCCAGCACGATGCACGGCACCGCCCGCGGTGTCGTCGTGGACTCGCCGCCCGGCGCGGGCAAGTCGACCCTCGTGGTGCGCGCGGCTCGCGAACTGGCCGCGTCCGGCGAGCGGTTGATGATCGTCGCGCAGACCAACGCCCAGGTCGACGACCTCGCCGACCGCCTCGCGACCGCGGAGCCCACCCTCCCGGTGGGCCGGCTGCACGGCGCCGACTCCCCGCCCGACCCGGCGCTGGACCGGCACCCGGAAGTGGCGAAGTCCAGCTCGGTCGCCGACCTCCGGGACCGCTCGGTGGTGATCGCGACGGCGGCGAAATGGGCGTACGTCAAGGACGTCGAGCCCTGGCGGCACGCCATCGTGGACGAGGCCTACCAGATGCGCTCCGACGCGCTGCTCCAGGTCGCGGGCCTGTTCGAACGGGCGCTCTTCGTCGGCGACCCGGGCCAGCTCGACCCCTTCAGCGTGGTCGGCGCCGAGCAGTGGGCCGGGCTGAGCTGGGACCCGTCGGCGAGCGCCGTGGTCACCCTGCTGGCGCACAACCCGGGCCTGCCCCAGCACCGCCTGCCGGTGTCCTGGCGGCTGCCCGCGTCGGCGGCGCCGCTGGTGTCCCGGGCGTTCTACCCGTACACCCCGTTCCGGAGCGGTACGGGCCACGGCGACCGGCGGCTCGGCTTCGGGGTGCCGGGGGACGGCTGCGGGCCCGACAGGGTGCTGGACGAGGCCGCGGTGTCCGGCTGGGGTCTGCTCGAACTGCCCGCCCGGCACACCCCGCGCACCGACCCGGAGGCGGTACGCGCGGTCGCCGCGGTCGTACGGCGGCTGCTGGACCGCGGCGGGCTGACGTATTCGGAGCGCGGCGCCGACCCCGCGCCGCTGACCGCCGACCGGATCGCGGTCGGCACCGCGCACCGCGACCAGGCAGCCGCGGTGCGCACCGCGCTGACCGCGCTCGGGGTGCCGGCCGGCCCTGGCGGCGTCGCAGTGGACACCGCGAACCGCCTCCAGGGCCGGGAGTTCGACGTCACGGTCGTCCTGCACCCGCTCTCGGGCCGCCCGGACGCCACCGCCTTCCACCTGGAGACGGGCCGCCTGTGCGTCCTGGCCTCCCGCCACCGCCACGCCTGCATCGTCGTCTGCCGCGCCGGCGTCGCCGACCTGCTCGACGAACACCCGTCCTCCGAGCCGGTCCGCCTCGGCGTCACGGTCAAATTCCCCGACGGCTGGGAGGCCAACCACGCGGTCCTGGCCCACCTCGCCGAACACCGCGTCAGCTGGCGGCCTTGA
- a CDS encoding tetratricopeptide repeat protein: MLPSPASVPAPVPACVPDPVPGFVPAFVPNTAIRRLRGDRSPAEFAAAVRRAAHEIGEHVSCDARYIGRLESGEIRCPNYAYERVFRHMFPGHSPADLGFAPRQAVRGRRTAASRAAALDPAYEESEVQRRAFVTGGPAAFATALLPRATPPTRAGAAEVAAVREAVRQIRLHDDRHGGDGLYAQAAGALRGAYRLLDDTAHSAATGTGLASGAGELAVSVGWLAHDSGRLPEARSHYAEALATARMAADPALEAHAFCNTSFLARDAGRHREAVRAAQAAQLLARDLGSPRLLSLLALREAGGLAGLGERRRCELALARAHTLYSRGAADADPPWMSFFGEAELAGLEAQAWAALGRPARAAAAARHAVRLQDPHFVRNLVLYQAELAINLRRSGDDTEAVAVAGRARRLLPGVRSARVRAMLATV; encoded by the coding sequence ATGCTGCCGTCCCCTGCCTCCGTACCCGCCCCTGTGCCCGCCTGCGTCCCCGATCCCGTCCCGGGCTTCGTCCCCGCTTTCGTCCCCAACACCGCCATCCGGCGGCTGCGCGGCGACCGGTCGCCGGCCGAATTCGCCGCGGCCGTGCGGCGGGCCGCCCACGAGATCGGCGAGCACGTCAGCTGCGACGCCCGCTACATCGGGCGGCTCGAAAGCGGCGAGATCCGCTGCCCCAACTACGCCTACGAGCGGGTCTTCCGCCATATGTTCCCCGGGCACTCCCCCGCCGACCTCGGCTTCGCGCCCCGGCAGGCGGTACGCGGCCGGCGCACCGCCGCGTCGCGCGCCGCCGCGCTCGATCCGGCGTACGAGGAGAGCGAGGTGCAGCGCCGCGCCTTCGTGACCGGCGGCCCGGCCGCCTTCGCCACCGCGCTCCTGCCGCGCGCCACCCCGCCCACCCGGGCCGGCGCCGCCGAGGTGGCCGCCGTGCGCGAAGCGGTACGGCAGATCAGGCTGCACGACGACCGGCACGGCGGCGACGGGCTCTACGCCCAGGCCGCCGGCGCCCTCCGCGGCGCCTACCGCCTCCTCGACGACACCGCCCACAGCGCCGCGACCGGCACCGGGCTCGCCTCGGGCGCCGGGGAGCTGGCCGTCTCCGTCGGATGGCTCGCCCACGACTCCGGACGGCTGCCCGAGGCCCGCTCCCACTACGCCGAAGCGCTCGCCACCGCCCGGATGGCCGCGGACCCGGCACTTGAGGCGCACGCCTTCTGCAACACCTCCTTCCTCGCGCGCGACGCCGGGCGCCACCGCGAGGCGGTACGCGCCGCCCAGGCCGCGCAGCTCCTCGCCCGCGACCTCGGCTCGCCCCGGCTGCTCTCCCTGCTCGCGCTGCGCGAAGCCGGCGGGCTCGCGGGGCTCGGCGAACGCCGGCGGTGCGAGCTGGCGCTCGCCCGGGCGCACACCCTGTACTCCCGCGGGGCCGCCGACGCGGACCCGCCCTGGATGAGCTTCTTCGGCGAAGCCGAGCTGGCCGGCCTTGAGGCCCAGGCATGGGCGGCGCTCGGCCGCCCCGCCCGGGCCGCAGCCGCCGCCCGCCACGCGGTACGCCTCCAGGACCCGCACTTCGTCCGCAACCTCGTGCTCTACCAGGCCGAGCTGGCGATCAACCTCCGGCGGTCGGGGGACGACACGGAGGCGGTCGCGGTCGCGGGCCGCGCCCGCCGGCTCCTGCCGGGGGTCCGGTCGGCGCGGGTGCGCGCGATGCTCGCGACGGTGTGA
- a CDS encoding histidine phosphatase family protein, with product MAARILLVRHGQTEWSLSGRHTGRTDIPLTDEGRRTARVLGGRLAGAPWNGLRDVEVRTSPLRRAADTCQEAGFPGAKEWDALLEWDYGDYEGRTPAELQALRPGWHIWRDGVPDGESPDDVAVRADDVIGWARSAQRDVLVFAHGHVLRMLGARWLGLPPTFGAALRLDPASLSILGWAYGEPAIERWNDTGHLG from the coding sequence ATGGCTGCGCGCATCCTTCTGGTCAGGCACGGCCAGACGGAATGGTCCCTGTCCGGCCGCCACACCGGCCGCACCGACATCCCGCTGACCGACGAGGGCCGCAGGACCGCCCGGGTGCTCGGCGGCCGGCTCGCGGGCGCCCCCTGGAACGGCCTGCGCGATGTCGAGGTCCGCACCAGCCCGCTGCGGCGGGCGGCCGACACCTGCCAGGAGGCGGGTTTCCCCGGCGCCAAGGAGTGGGACGCGCTGCTCGAATGGGACTACGGCGACTACGAGGGCCGGACCCCCGCGGAACTCCAGGCGCTGCGGCCCGGCTGGCACATCTGGCGCGACGGCGTGCCCGACGGCGAGTCGCCCGACGACGTGGCGGTACGCGCCGACGACGTGATCGGCTGGGCCCGGTCGGCGCAGCGCGACGTGCTGGTCTTCGCGCACGGCCATGTGCTGCGCATGCTCGGCGCCCGCTGGCTGGGCCTGCCGCCCACCTTCGGCGCGGCCCTGCGCCTGGACCCGGCGTCGCTGTCGATACTGGGCTGGGCCTACGGCGAGCCCGCGATCGAGCGCTGGAACGACACCGGGCACCTCGGCTGA
- a CDS encoding spermidine synthase, whose amino-acid sequence MAGKRQRGGRARTPDAVTARVGGGPAALVPDRERPQAWALVVDGAPQSHVDLAVPDHLGFSYQRRLGHVIDLVAPPGMPLRVVHLGGGALTLARYTAYTRPRSTQQVIELDTALVDLVRAHLPWDRGWRIKVRAGDARAGLAKLPDGWADLIIADVFGGARTPAHMTSAEFLTDVRRVLRPGGDYTANLTDGGALAFLRGQIATVRSAFGEVCVAADPAVLRGKRFGNAVLWAADHELPVADLTRRVATDPHPGRVEHGAALAAFTAGAPVVTDTTSTPSPPPPPNAFG is encoded by the coding sequence ATGGCAGGCAAGAGACAGCGCGGCGGCCGGGCGCGCACCCCCGACGCGGTGACCGCACGGGTGGGGGGCGGCCCCGCGGCCCTCGTACCCGACAGGGAACGCCCGCAGGCCTGGGCCCTGGTCGTCGACGGCGCCCCGCAGTCCCATGTCGACCTCGCCGTGCCCGACCACCTCGGGTTCTCCTACCAGCGCAGGCTGGGCCACGTCATCGACCTGGTCGCGCCCCCGGGCATGCCGCTGCGGGTCGTCCACCTCGGCGGCGGCGCGCTCACCCTGGCCCGCTACACCGCGTACACGCGGCCGCGCTCCACCCAGCAGGTCATCGAGCTGGACACGGCGCTGGTGGACCTGGTCCGGGCGCACCTTCCGTGGGACCGCGGCTGGCGGATCAAGGTACGCGCCGGGGACGCGCGGGCCGGCCTGGCGAAGCTGCCGGACGGCTGGGCCGATCTGATCATCGCCGACGTCTTCGGGGGCGCCCGCACCCCGGCGCACATGACCAGCGCGGAATTCCTCACCGACGTGCGCAGGGTGCTGCGGCCCGGCGGTGACTACACCGCCAACCTCACGGACGGCGGTGCGCTCGCTTTCCTGCGCGGGCAGATCGCGACCGTACGCAGTGCCTTCGGCGAGGTGTGCGTGGCGGCGGATCCCGCGGTGCTGCGGGGCAAGCGGTTCGGCAACGCGGTGCTGTGGGCGGCGGACCACGAACTGCCGGTCGCGGACCTCACCCGGCGGGTCGCGACCGACCCGCACCCCGGGCGGGTCGAGCACGGCGCGGCTCTGGCGGCCTTCACCGCGGGGGCGCCGGTCGTGACCGACACCACCTCGACCCCGTCGCCGCCCCCGCCGCCGAACGCGTTCGGCTGA
- a CDS encoding bifunctional DNA primase/polymerase — MNEWQGSTSVVGIVSEARRRQHTACVTPEGAAWLASASAFPRSVEALWSARPAAPSVLPCGTAFDVVNLTPLFGRRVLEQLWAAGPGSGPVAVHRGRVLLLVAPGTAQRLPALLDWEEWGSAVPPMLCHGSGDAVTVPALHTAPAPREDPAGTPRDAAGMSRWVVAPDSRHPWLPGADVLLWACLRAVRTALSPAPPVLIGLPGSA; from the coding sequence ATGAATGAATGGCAGGGGAGCACCAGCGTCGTCGGGATCGTCAGCGAGGCCCGGCGGCGGCAGCACACCGCATGCGTCACCCCGGAAGGCGCCGCCTGGCTGGCCTCCGCGAGCGCCTTCCCGCGCAGCGTCGAGGCCCTGTGGTCGGCCCGCCCGGCCGCCCCGAGCGTCCTGCCCTGCGGCACGGCCTTCGACGTGGTGAACCTCACGCCCCTGTTTGGCCGCCGGGTGCTGGAGCAGCTCTGGGCGGCGGGACCCGGCAGCGGCCCGGTCGCCGTCCACCGCGGCAGGGTCCTGCTGCTGGTCGCGCCCGGCACCGCCCAGCGGCTGCCCGCACTGCTGGACTGGGAGGAGTGGGGCAGCGCCGTCCCGCCGATGCTGTGCCACGGCAGCGGCGACGCGGTCACCGTCCCCGCCCTCCACACCGCTCCCGCGCCCCGCGAGGACCCGGCAGGCACCCCGCGCGACGCCGCGGGAATGTCCCGCTGGGTCGTCGCCCCCGACTCCCGGCACCCCTGGCTGCCGGGCGCCGACGTACTGCTGTGGGCCTGTCTGCGCGCGGTCAGGACCGCCCTGTCGCCGGCCCCGCCGGTACTCATCGGGCTGCCCGGCTCCGCCTGA
- a CDS encoding TetR/AcrR family transcriptional regulator: MSLSQPVSPPRRRAPRNSLNPDRILDAAITLLDRDGAEAFTMRGLAQQLGVGTMAVYSHFRGKDEISDAVAQRLLDTIELPPGGSDDPRSELREVCLGVYRLFSDHPSALQLLAGRPLRGDDAVALIDRMLGLLRRAGLGRADAAHAHVALMQYTEGSALWNTRRARALCDEGVRERVRARIAALPPDAYPALVSLAPELLCAQSEGTRQFEFGLDGLLRGLLGDPPQV, from the coding sequence ATGTCCCTCTCCCAGCCGGTCAGCCCCCCACGGCGCCGCGCCCCGCGCAATTCGCTCAACCCCGACCGTATCCTCGATGCCGCCATCACCCTGCTCGACCGCGACGGCGCCGAGGCCTTCACCATGCGCGGCCTCGCCCAGCAGCTCGGTGTCGGCACGATGGCCGTCTACTCGCACTTCCGGGGCAAGGACGAGATCAGCGACGCCGTCGCCCAGCGCCTGCTGGACACGATAGAGCTTCCGCCGGGCGGTTCGGACGATCCGCGAAGTGAATTGCGCGAGGTGTGCCTCGGGGTGTACCGGCTGTTCTCCGACCATCCCTCGGCGCTCCAGCTGCTGGCGGGCCGCCCGCTGCGCGGCGACGACGCGGTCGCGCTGATCGACCGGATGCTGGGCCTGCTGCGGCGGGCCGGGCTCGGCCGCGCGGACGCCGCGCACGCGCATGTCGCGCTGATGCAGTACACCGAGGGCTCCGCGCTGTGGAACACCCGGCGGGCCCGCGCGCTGTGCGACGAGGGCGTCAGGGAGCGGGTGCGGGCCAGGATCGCCGCGCTGCCGCCCGACGCCTACCCGGCGCTGGTCTCGCTCGCGCCGGAGCTGCTGTGCGCCCAGAGCGAGGGCACGCGGCAGTTCGAGTTCGGCCTCGACGGCCTGCTGCGGGGGCTGCTCGGCGATCCGCCGCAGGTCTGA
- a CDS encoding alpha/beta hydrolase: MARMRTVAALAAALTATVLAAPPQADGSAASSPYGQQVSWGGCSGVDGPRSMECGTLTVPRDYGDPKGGDLDVALSRIPATGPGPRLGSLVVNFGGPGIPGITQLAERASAGDLARLNRRYDLIGFDPRGVGRSSPVDCGDLSGVTATDPVAQARQVARACRAHSGALLPWVGTPNAARDLDVVRSALGDDRLAYLGFSYGGRLGSVYAHEFPQHAGRMVLDGVPDPTLDDTGTALAQAAAFQHALSDFAADCAARHCPVPGRTPAQVVANIATAGRRLDSGGLPTVTGQLDHAGFLQGVQNALYSKDDWPDLREALGALGGGDGEPMMQLAYPGQMGQLARVTPKASGWSTPDNYEMAKLAIDCRDTPERHTPAGVHALDGRFAAASSVFGTSMEASLLACTGWPPGDGASRRVAARTAPEALLVSTTADPATPYAGAGHMAAALGNGSRVLTYRGEGHGAYFAHDGCVRGVVEAYLVDGAMPSAGAAC; the protein is encoded by the coding sequence ATGGCCCGTATGCGAACCGTCGCCGCCCTCGCGGCGGCACTGACGGCGACCGTCCTGGCCGCCCCGCCGCAGGCGGACGGCTCGGCTGCTTCCTCGCCGTACGGCCAGCAGGTCTCCTGGGGCGGCTGCTCCGGTGTGGACGGTCCCCGTTCGATGGAGTGCGGCACCCTCACCGTGCCCCGCGACTACGGCGACCCCAAGGGCGGCGACCTGGACGTCGCCCTCAGCCGGATACCCGCGACCGGCCCCGGGCCGCGGCTCGGCTCGCTCGTGGTCAACTTCGGCGGCCCCGGCATCCCCGGCATCACGCAACTGGCCGAACGCGCCTCGGCGGGCGACCTGGCCCGGCTCAACCGCCGCTACGACCTCATCGGCTTCGACCCGCGCGGCGTCGGCCGCAGCTCCCCGGTCGACTGCGGCGACCTCTCCGGGGTGACCGCCACCGACCCGGTCGCCCAGGCACGCCAGGTGGCGCGGGCCTGCCGCGCCCACTCCGGCGCCCTCCTGCCCTGGGTGGGCACCCCGAACGCCGCCCGCGACCTCGACGTCGTACGGTCCGCCCTCGGCGACGACCGCCTCGCCTACCTCGGCTTCTCCTACGGCGGTCGCCTCGGCTCGGTCTACGCGCACGAATTCCCGCAGCACGCGGGCCGGATGGTGCTGGACGGCGTGCCCGACCCGACGCTGGACGACACGGGCACCGCGCTGGCCCAAGCCGCGGCCTTCCAGCACGCGCTGAGCGACTTCGCCGCGGACTGCGCCGCCCGGCACTGCCCGGTGCCGGGCCGTACGCCCGCCCAGGTCGTGGCCAACATCGCGACCGCCGGGCGCCGCCTCGACTCCGGCGGCCTCCCCACGGTGACGGGGCAGCTGGACCACGCGGGCTTCCTCCAGGGCGTCCAGAACGCGCTCTACTCGAAGGACGACTGGCCCGACCTGCGCGAAGCGCTCGGCGCGCTGGGCGGCGGGGACGGCGAGCCGATGATGCAGCTCGCCTATCCGGGGCAGATGGGCCAGCTCGCCCGGGTGACGCCCAAGGCCTCGGGGTGGTCCACCCCGGACAACTACGAGATGGCCAAGCTCGCGATCGACTGCCGCGATACGCCGGAGCGGCACACCCCGGCCGGCGTGCACGCGCTCGACGGGCGCTTCGCCGCGGCGTCTTCCGTGTTCGGTACGTCCATGGAGGCGTCGCTGCTGGCCTGCACCGGGTGGCCGCCCGGCGACGGGGCCTCCCGGCGGGTGGCGGCCCGTACCGCGCCGGAGGCGCTGCTCGTCAGTACGACGGCGGATCCGGCGACGCCGTATGCGGGGGCGGGCCATATGGCTGCGGCGCTCGGGAATGGGAGCCGGGTGCTGACGTATCGGGGGGAGGGGCACGGGGCGTATTTCGCGCACGACGGGTGTGTGCGGGGGGTGGTGGAGGCGTATTTGGTTGATGGGGCGATGCCAAGTGCCGGGGCGGCGTGCTGA